The genomic window CCACGCGTTTCTCGCCGGCTGCCGTCTCAAAGGGCTCAGCGCGGTCGTGGAATGCTGGGGCGGACGCGTCGCGGCGTCGAAGGAAGAGCTTACGCCCAAGCAGCCGGTCGCGCCGATCGACCTCACCAAAGATCTTTCCGCTCCGATCCTCGGCCTCTTCGGCAACGACGACAAGGCGCCCTCGCCCGAGCAGGTGAACCGGCACGAGGAAGAATTGAAAAAGCACGGCAAGAATTGCGAGTTTCATCGCTACGACGGCGCGGGTCACGGCTTTTTCTATTACGACCGAGGGGCGTACCGTCAGGAGCAGGCGGTTGACGGATGGAAAAAGATCTGGGCGTTCCTGACGAAACACTTGAGCGCGTGAGGGAGAAGACAATTATTTTTGTGAACGCCGCCACCCGCTTTCCGAGCCCGCGCAATGGGGTAGCGCTTATTCCGAAATATTCTCATCGGATGCGCGGGCTCTTCAAACGGGCAGCGGCGTTCACGTCGCGGAGCGAGGCG from Candidatus Binatia bacterium includes these protein-coding regions:
- a CDS encoding dienelactone hydrolase family protein — encoded protein: HAFLAGCRLKGLSAVVECWGGRVAASKEELTPKQPVAPIDLTKDLSAPILGLFGNDDKAPSPEQVNRHEEELKKHGKNCEFHRYDGAGHGFFYYDRGAYRQEQAVDGWKKIWAFLTKHLSA